One window of Populus nigra chromosome 5, ddPopNigr1.1, whole genome shotgun sequence genomic DNA carries:
- the LOC133693470 gene encoding gibberellin 20 oxidase 1-B-like, giving the protein MSLLMDSTSSSLLLSPPPFHSKDETDAPVLYSSFLQKQANMPTEFIWPIGDLVHNQDELKEPLIDLDGFLKGDERATADAAELVRTACLNHGFFQVINHGVDIGLIHAAHEEIDKIFKLPLDKKLSTRRKPGDVSGYSGAHAHRYSSKLPWKETFSFGYHGDDDSEPLVVDYFKSVLGENFEHTGWVYQRYCEAMKKVSLVIFELLGISLGVDRLHYRKFFEDGSSIMRCNNYPPCNNSSLTLGTGPHCDPTSLTILHQDQVGGLEVFANNKWQAIRPRPDALVVNIGDTFTALSNGRYQSCLHRAVVNRERERKSLVFFVSPKEEKVVRPPQDLVCREGPRKYPDFTWSDLLEFTQKHYRADVATLQSFIQWLLSAKS; this is encoded by the exons ATGTCTCTCCTAATGGACTCAACCTCTTCAAGTCTTCTCCTGTCTCCTCCTCCATTTCACAGCAAAGATGAAACTGATGCTCCTGTTCTTTACTCATCTTTCTTGCAAAAACAAGCCAACATGCCCACAGAGTTCATTTGGCCCATTGGAGACTTAGTTCACAACCAAGATGAGCTTAAAGAGCCATTGATAGACTTGGATGGATTCTTGAAAGGTGATGAGCGAGCAACTGCTGATGCGGCTGAGCTTGTTAGGACTGCCTGCTTGAACCACGGCTTCTTTCAAGTCATTAACCATGGTGTTGATATAGGCCTCATTCATGCTGCTCACGAAGAgattgataaaatttttaagcTGCCTCTTGACAAGAAACTCAGTACTCGTAGGAAGCCAGGCGATGTGAGTGGATATTCTGGTGCCCATGCACATCGATATTCATCCAAGTTGCCATGGAAGGAGACATTTTCTTTTGGCTACCATGGGGATGATGATTCTGAGCCACTTGTTGTTGATTACTTCAAATCTGTCTTGGGAGAAAACTTTGAACACACAGG GTGGGTTTACCAAAGATATTGCGAAGCAATGAAGAAAGTATCTCTAGTTATTTTTGAGCTGCTGGGCATTAGCTTGGGAGTTGATCGCTTACACTATCGGAAATTCTTTGAAGATGGAAGCTCAATAATGAGGTGCAACAATTATCCACCTTGCAATAATTCTAGCCTCACTCTTGGCACTGGTCCTCATTGCGACCCAACTTCCTTAACAATCCTTCATCAAGACCAAGTTGGTGGTCTTGAAGTCTTTGCAAACAACAAATGGCAAGCAATCCGACCTCGTCCAGATGCCCTAGTTGTAAACATTGGTGATACTTTCACG GCATTATCCAATGGGAGGTACCAGAGCTGCCTTCACAGAGCAGTGGTGAatagggagagagagaggaaatcaTTGGTTTTCTTTGTGAGTCCAAAAGAGGAAAAGGTCGTCAGACCCCCACAAGATCTTGTTTGCAGAGAAGGGCCGAGGAAGTACCCGGATTTCACATGGTCAGATTTGCTGGAGTTCACGCAAAAACACTACAGAGCTGATGTCGCTACACTCCAAAGCTTCATTCAATGGCTTCTATCTGCTAAATCATAA
- the LOC133693527 gene encoding nuclear transcription factor Y subunit B-7-like, with protein MEDENHKNGADGHSGESPESPCLKSCSSSSSNNHNNSKEQDHFLPIANVGRIMKKEIPGNGKISKDAKETVQECVSEFISFVTGEASDKCQREKRKTINGDDIIWAITTLGFEDYVAPLKLYLNKYREIEGEKLNVPKQQRMEHQSSQQHHQLEQEQNMIPPYTSIYSSSALMSQPPSFMVADHKPYPLPFSPNSIQKHLQHQDKVDPVEHW; from the coding sequence ATGGAAgatgaaaaccataaaaatggAGCAGATGGTCACAGTGGAGAAAGCCCAGAAAGCCCATGTTTAAAGagttgcagcagcagcagcagcaacaatcaCAACAATAGTAAGGAGCAGGATCACTTCCTTCCTATAGCAAATGTTGGCAGAATTATGAAAAAGGAGATTCCAGGCAATGGGAAAATCTCGAAAGATGCGAAAGAAACAGTTCAAGAATGCGTGTCCGAGTTCATCAGCTTTGTTACTGGAGAAGCATCTGATAAATGtcaaagagagaagagaaagactATTAATGGTGATGATATTATTTGGGCCATCACAACCCTAGGGTTTGAAGACTACGTTGCTCCACTTAAGCTGTATCTCAACAAATATAGAGAGATCGAAGGAGAGAAGCTTAATGTTCCAAAGCAGCAAAGAATGGAACACCAAAGTTCACAACAGCATCATCAACtagaacaagaacaaaatatGATACCACCTTACACTAGTATATATTCTTCCTCAGCTCTTATGTCTCAGCCACCATCTTTCATGGTAGCTGATCATAAACCATATCCCTTGCCTTTCTCTCCTAATTCCATCCAAAAACATTTGCAGCACCAAGACAAAGTCGATCCTGTCGAGCATTGGTAA
- the LOC133693744 gene encoding probable methyltransferase PMT26, translated as MALGKYSRVDNRRHNSSYCSTVTIVVFVGLCLVGAWMMTSSSVVPGQNVDVPAQENKNEVKQQVTESNEINTKQFEDNPGDLPEDATKGDNSMPEEKPEEKPEEKPEEKPDATKGDNSVPEEKPEEKPEEKPEEKPEEKPEEKPEEKPDATKGDNSVPEEKPEEKPVEKTEEKSNEETKSDDGSDTETQNGVNNTEDGDAKTNDGETNTEDGGTKADDSEGNAAGQGDSEENSTEKKPDTDETETKSDENAGEDKDRETGNDQLDEKLDQKDDKDSDKSSDGQANNQSSGELLPSGAQSELSNETSTQSGSWSTQAAESKNEKETQQSSNQQKGYNWKLCNVTAGPDFIPCLDNLQAIRSLQSTKHYEHRERHCPEEPPTCLVLLPEGYKRPIEWPTSREKIWYHNVPHTQLAQYKGHQNWVKVTGEFLTFPGGGTQFQHGALHYIDFLNESVPGIAWGKRTRVILDVGCGVASFGGYLFDRDVLAMSFAPKDEHEAQIQFALERGIPAISAVMGTKRLPYPGRVFDAVHCARCRVPWHIEGGKLLLELNRVLRPGGFFVWSATPVYQKLAEDVEIWQAMTELTKAMCWELVSINKDTLNGVGVATYRKPTSNDCYEKRSKQEPPLCEASDDPNAAWNVPLQACMHKVPVGSLERGSQWPEQWPARLDKTPYWMLSSQVGVYGKPAPEDFTADYAHWKRVVSNSYLNGIGLNWSSVRNAMDMRAVYGGFAAALKELNVWVMNVVTAESPDTLPIIYERGLFGIYHDWCESFNTYPRSYDLLHADHLFSKVKKRCNLAAVFAEVDRILRPEGKLIVRDKVEIINELENMARSMQWEVRMTYSKDKEGLLCVQKSMWRPKESETINYAIA; from the exons ATGGCGTTAGGCAAATATAGTAGGGTAGACAATAGAAGACATAATTCGAGTTACTGCTCAACAGTCACGATTGTGGTGTTTGTGGGTCTCTGCTTGGTTGGGGCATGGATGATGACATCGTCATCTGTGGTTCCTGGTCAAAATGTAGACGTTCCTGCTCAGGAAAACAAGAATGAGGTGAAACAACAAGTGACTGAGAGCAATGAAATCAACACTAAGCAATTTGAAGATAACCCAGGTGATTTGCCTGAGGATGCAACAAAAGGTGACAACAGTATGCCCGAAGAGAAGCCAGAGGAGAAGCCCGAAGAGAAGCCAGAGGAGAAGCCAGATGCAACAAAAGGTGACAACAGTGTGCCTGAAGAGAAGCCCGAGGAGAAGCCAGAAGAGAAGCCCGAAGAGAAGCCAGAGGAGAAGCCCGAAGAGAAGCCAGAGGAGAAGCCAGATGCAACAAAAGGTGACAACAGTGTGCCTGAAGAGAAGCCCGAGGAGAAGCCAGTAGAGAAAACCGAGGAAAAATCTAATGAAGAGACAAAGTCGGATGATGGTTCAGATACCGAGACACAAAATGGAGTCAACAATACAGAAGATGGGGATGCTAAAACCAACGATGGAGAAACAAACACAGAAGATGGAGGGACAAAGGCAGATGATAGTGAAGGTAATGCAGCTGGACAAGGAGATTCCGAGGAGAATTCTACTGAGAAGAAACCTGATACTGATGAGACCGAAACAAAATCCGATGAGAATGCTGGTGAAGATAAGGATAGGGAAACAGGGAATGATCAGCTAGATGAGAAGTTGGATCAGAAAGATGATAAGGACTCCGATAAAAGTTCTGATGGGCAGGCCAACAACCAGAGTTCAGGCGAGCTACTTCCTTCAGGGGCTCAGTCAGAGCTTTCGAATGAGACCTCCACTCAGAGTGGGTCGTGGTCAACTCAGGCGGCAGAGTCAAAGAATGAGAAGGAAACTCAACAGTCTTCTAACCAGCAAAAGGGGTACAATTGGAAACTGTGCAATGTCACTGCTGGGCCTGATTTCATCCCATGTCTTGACAATTTGCAAGCAATCAGGAGTCTTCAATCTACAAAGCACTATGAACATCGAGAGAGGCACTGTCCTGAAGAACCTCCAACCTGTCTTGTTCTGCTTCCTGAAGGATATAAACGGCCAATTGAGTGGCCTACAAGCAGGGAAAAG ATATGGTACCACAATGTTCCCCACACCCAGCTTGCACAATATAAGGGGCATCAAAACTGGGTGAAAGTTACAGGTGAATTCCTCACTTTCCCTGGTGGTGGAACCCAGTTTCAGCATGGGGCTCTCCATTACATCGACTTCTTAAATGAG TCTGTGCCTGGCATTGCATGGGGAAAACGAACCCGTGTGATTTTGGATGTTGGATGTGGAGTTGCTAGCTTTGGAGGATATCTTTTCGACAGAGATGTCCTAGCAATGTCATTTGCCCCTAAAGATGAGCATGAAGCTCAAATACAATTTGCTCTTGAAAGAGGAATCCCAGCTATATCTGCCGTGATGGGAACAAAGAGGCTTCCCTACCCAGGCAGAGTTTTTGATGCTGTCCATTGTGCACGCTGTAGAGTACCTTGGCATATTGAAG GTGGTAAACTTCTTCTGGAGCTGAATCGTGTGTTGCGACCTGGTGGTTTCTTTGTGTGGTCAGCCACTCCTGTTTATCAGAAACTAGCTGAAGATGTTGAAATTTGGCAAG CCATGACTGAACTAACAAAAGCTATGTGCTGGGAACTTGTGTCTATTAACAAGGATACACTTAATGGAGTTGGTGTAGCTACGTACAGGAAGCCTACTTCCAATGACTGCTATGAGAAAAGATCAAAACAAGAGCCTCCACTTTGTGAAGCATCTGATGATCCCAATGCAGCCTG GAATGTGCCATTGCAAGCATGTATGCATAAGGTGCCTGTAGGTTCACTGGAACGTGGGTCTCAATGGCCAGAGCAATGGCCCGCAAGGTTGGATAAAACACCTTATTGGATGTTGAGTTCCCAAGTAGGAGTTTATGGTAAACCCGCACCAGAAGATTTCACTGCAGATTATGCGCACTGGAAGCGGGTGGTCTCCAATTCATATCTAAATGGAATTGGATTAAACTGGTCATCTGTGAGAAATGCCATGGACATGAGAGCTGTTTATGGAGG TTTTGCTGCAGCTCTGAAGGAGTTGAATGTGTGGGTCATGAATGTGGTCACAGCAGAGTCACCAGATACTCTACCTATAATTTATGAACGTGGGCTTTTTGGAATTTATCATGATTGGTGTGAATCATTTAACACTTATCCAAGATCTTATGATCTTCTCCATGCAGACCATCTCTTCTCCAAGGTTAAAAAGAG GTGCAATCTGGCGGCTGTATTTGCTGAAGTTGATAGAATTCTTAGGCCAGAAGGGAAGCTCATTGTCCGGGACAAGGTGGAGATCATTAACGAGCTGGAGAACATGGCAAGGTCTATGCAGTGGGAGGTTAGGATGACCTACTCTAAGGACAAGGAAGGATTACTGTGTGTTCAGAAATCCATGTGGCGGCCCAAAGAGTCAGAGACGATCAATTATGCTATTGCTTAA
- the LOC133694538 gene encoding protein trichome birefringence-like 14, with translation MKGNFCRLKGRHLSVTLLVLTFTTIFLWAWEKNPFVTTLRSAQEQFNFHTSEFVVDTPKGSSFDSLTPNEHVQGRDSNPARSEESQIPEKEFDASNFINSVVPETEDGDADRKPSSKIKEFVVDTPKGSSFDSLTPNEHVQETDSDPTRSEESKIPEKEFDASNFTNSVVSQTEDGDADRKSSSKIKDCNYSKGRWVADSRRPLYSGFQCKQWLSEMWACRLTQRTDFSFEGYRWQPENCKMLEFEKSAFLRRMQDRTIAFIGDSLGRQQFQSLMCMASGGERREDIGNVGKEYGLVKARGAIRPDGWAYRFSNTNTTILYYWSASLADLEPLNITDKATDVAMHLDRAPAFMRRFLHRFDVLVLNTGHHWNRGKITANRWVMYVNGKPLKDRKLLEIGNAKNFTVHSVARWLDSQLPSHPRLKAFFRTISPRHFRNGDWNTGGNCDNTTPLTGGSEISQDESNDPVIAAAVKGTNITLLDITALSELRDEGHISRYSVKATTGVNDCLHWCLPGIPDTWNELLIAQV, from the exons ATGAAAGGAAACTTTTGTAGATTGAAGGGGAGGCACCTTTCTGTTACTCTGCTTGTCCTTACTTTTACAACCATATTTCTCTGGGCGTGGGAAAAGAATCCTTTTGTTACTACTTTGCGGTCAGCGCAAGAGCAGTTCAATTTTCATACTTCAG AGTTTGTTGTTGATACTCCCAAAGGCTCTTCTTTTGATTCTTTGACCCCAAATGAGCATGTTCAGGGAAGAGATTCTAATCCTGCAAGATCAGAAGAATCTCAAATACCAGAAAAAGAATTTGACGCCTCAAATTTTATCAACTCAGTTGTTCCTGAAACGGAGGATGGTGATGCAGATAGGAAACCATCTTCTAAGATAAAAG AGTTTGTTGTTGATACTCCCAAAGGCTCTTCTTTTGATTCTTTGACCCCAAATGAGCATGTTCAGGAAACAGATTCTGATCCTACAAGATCAGAAGAATCTAAAATACCAGAAAAAGAATTTGATGCCTCAAATTTTACCAACTCAGTTGTTTCTCAAACAGAGGATGGTGATGCAGATAGGAAATCGTCTTCTAAGATAAAAG ACTGCAATTATTCCAAGGGTAGATGGGTTGCAGATAGCAGGCGGCCTTTGTATTCTGGTTTTCAATGTAAACAATGGTTATCTGAAATGTGGGCATGTAGACTAACCCAACGGACAGATTTTTCCTTTGAGGGATATCGATGGCAACCAGAAAACTGCAAAATGCTGGAGTTTGAGAAATCTGCATTCTTGAGAAG GATGCAGGACAGAACAATTGCATTTATAGGAGATTCACTGGGCAGGCAACAATTCCAGTCTTTGATGTGCATGGCATCTGGTGGGGAACGGAGGGAAGATATTGGAAATGTGGGAAAAGAATATGGTCTTGTTAAAGCTCGTGGAGCCATTCGTCCTGATGGCTGGGCTTATCGGTTTTCAAACACCAATACCACCATTTTGTATTACTGGTCAGCAAGCCTTGCTGACTTAGAGCCTTTGAACATCACTGACAAAGCCACTGATGTTGCTATGCATCTGGACCGTGCACCAGCCTTCATGAGACGATTCCTCCATCGGTTTGATGTGTTAGTTCTTAATACAGGACATCATTGGAACAGAGGGAAGATAACAGCGAACCGTTGGGTGATGTATGTCAATGGGAAGCCCCTTAAAGATAGAAAACTCTTGGAAATTGGGAATGCCAAGAATTTTACAGTGCATAGTGTTGCCAGGTGGCTTGATTCTCAACTTCCTTCTCATCCCCGACTTAAGGCTTTCTTCAGGACCATCTCACCAAGGCATTTTCGTAACGGGGACTGGAACACTGGAGGTAATTGTGATAATACCACTCCTTTGACTGGAGGGAGCGAAATCTCACAGGATGAATCGAATGATCCAGTTATTGCGGCTGCTGTTAAAGGAACAAATATCACGCTTTTGGATATCACTGCTCTCTCTGAGCTAAGAGATGAAGGTCACATCTCAAGGTACAGTGTTAAGGCAACAACGGGTGTAAATGACTGCTTGCATTGGTGCCTTCCTGGCATTCCAGACACATGGAATGAACTTCTTATTGCACAGGTATAG